Proteins from one Ipomoea triloba cultivar NCNSP0323 chromosome 1, ASM357664v1 genomic window:
- the LOC116016418 gene encoding bZIP transcription factor 11-like — translation MASSGVTSPGSCVLQTSGSEEDLQTLMDQRKRKRMISNRESARRSRMRKQKHLDDLMAQVSQLRKENNQIVTAMNATTQQFLNVEAHNSILRAQVAELSHRLDALNEIASFVNSNNGGFAALQEEVNYCYGNFESPPADAFFATANNNSWNFLSGNQPIITSASAADILQY, via the coding sequence atggcttCCTCTGGTGTGACGTCACCGGGGTCATGTGTGCTTCAGACCTCGGGTTCCGAGGAGGATCTCCAGACGCTGATGGATCAGAGGAAGCGGAAGCGGATGATATCGAACCGGGAGTCGGCGCGGCGGTCGCGGATGAGGAAACAGAAGCATTTGGACGATCTGATGGCGCAGGTTTCGCAGCTCCGGAAAGAGAACAACCAGATCGTAACCGCCATGAACGCCACCACGCAGCAGTTCCTCAACGTGGAGGCGCACAACTCCATCCTACGCGCGCAGGTGGCGGAGCTCAGCCACCGCCTCGACGCGCTCAACGAGATCGCGAGCTTCGTGAACTCCAACAATGGCGGTTTTGCGGCGCTCCAGGAAGAGGTCAATTATTGCTACGGCAATTTCGAATCTCCTCCGGCCGATGCGTTTTTCGCGACGGCGAACAATAATTCCTGGAACTTCCTCTCCGGCAACCAGCCCATCATCACCTCCGCGTCGGCGGCGGACATCTTGCAATACTGA
- the LOC116015736 gene encoding bifunctional phosphatase IMPL2, chloroplastic isoform X1, with protein MVLQMLSHSPSLDSTTSALISRLPPSFSTSSRGYNRRRIFFTPLSCSYSALKFSAISRGIKTMTRNSVLSNHTGTSDLQLSDSDLDLFVDVGNKLADASGEVIRNYFRKTFDILDKDDLSPVTIADRMAEDSMVKIIQEYFPTHAIFGEENGWRCKEKTPEYVWVLDPIDGTKSFITGKPLFGTLISLLYKGEPILGIVDQPVLRERWLGLHGRKTTLNGQEICTRSCSDLSRAYLYTTSPHLFNGDAEVAFARVRDKVKVPLYGCDCYAYALLASGFVDLVIESGLKPYDFLALIPVIQGAGGIITDWKGHKLNWDASLGSPATSFNVAAAGDKHVHKQALDLLKWS; from the exons ATGGTACTGCAAATGCTCTCTCACTCCCCTTCTCTAGATTCCACCACCTCCGCTCTCATCTCTCGGTTGCCGCCTTCATTCTCAACATCTTCCCGCGGGTATAACCGCCGGAGAATATTTTTCACGCCGCTCTCTTGTTCCTATTCAGCGCTAAAGTTTTCTGCAATTTCACGCGGAATTAAAACGATGACTAGGAACTCTGTGCTCTCCAATCACACCGGAACCTCTGACCTTCAGTTGTCGGACTCCGACCTTGATCTCTTCGTCGATGTCGGCAACAAGCTTGCCGATGCATCCGGCGAAGTCATTCGCAACTACTTCCGCAAGACCTTCGACATTCTCGACAAAGATGATTTGA GTCCAGTGACAATTGCTGATCGAATGGCGGAGGATTCCATGGTGAAGATAATTCAGGAGTATTTCCCTACCCATGCGAT TTTTGGAGAAGAGAATGGCTGGAGGTGTAAAGAGAAGACACCTGAGTATGTTTGGGTTTTGGACCCAATAGATGGGACTAAGAGTTTCATTACTG GCAAACCTCTTTTTGGAACTCTAATTTCTCTCCTATACAAAGGTGAACCG ATTCTTGGCATTGTTGATCAGCCTGTCTTGAGGGAAAGATGGCTTGGGTTGCATGGGAGGAAAACTACTCTGAATGGGCAAGAAATCTGCACACGCAGTTGTTCCGACCTTTCACGAGCCTATTT GTATACAACTAGCCCACATTTGTTCAATGGAGATGCTGAGGTTGCATTTGCTCGAGTTAGAGATAAG GTGAAAGTGCCACTATATGGATGTGATTGTTATGCCTATGCCCTACTGGCCTCTGGTTTTGTAGATCTTGTTATTGAGTCTGGTCTCAAG CCATATGATTTCCTTGCACTTATACCAGTGATACAAGGTGCTGGTGGGATTATAACTGATTGGAAAGGACACAAACTTAACTGGGATGCTTCATTGGGATCACCTGCAACAA GCTTTAATGTAGCAGCAGCAGGGGACAAACATGTTCATAAACAAGCTTTAGACTTGCTGAAATGGTCCTAA
- the LOC116015732 gene encoding 26S proteasome regulatory subunit S10B homolog B-like has product MSSEASEDAARRRTATADYRKKLLQHKELESRVRAARENLRGTKKEFNKTEDDLKSLQSVGQIIGEVLRPLDNERLIVKASSGPRYVVGCRNKVDKEKLTSGTRVVLDMTTLTIMRALPREVDPVVYNMLHEDPGNVSYAAVGGLSDQIRELRESIELPLMNPELFLRVGIKPPKGVLLYGPPGTGKTLLARAIASNIDANFLKVVSSAIIDKYIGESARLIREMFNYARDHQPCIIFMDEIDAIGGRRFSEGTSADREIQRTLMELLNQLDGFDQLGKVKMIMATNRPDVLDPALLRPGRLDRKIEIALPNEQSRMEILKIHAAGIAKHGEIDYEAVVKLAEGFNGADLRNVCTEAGMSAIRAERDYVIHEDFMKAVRKLNEAKKLESSAHYSADFGKE; this is encoded by the exons ATGTCGAGCGAGGCCTCTGAAGACGCCGCTCGTCGCCGCACGGCCACTGCCGATTACCGGAAAAAGCTTCTTCAGCACAAGGAGCTTGAATCCCGCGTACGAGCAG CAAGGGAGAATTTGCGGGGTACAAAAAAGGAATTTAATAAAACAGAAGATGATTTGAAGTCCCTTCAGAGTGTTGGCCAGATCATAGGCGAGGTGCTCAGACCTCTAGACAATGAAAGAT TGATTGTCAAAGCCAGCAGTGGTCCAAGATATGTGGTTGGTTGTCGCAATAAAGTAGACAAGGAAAAACTGACTTCAGGCACTAGAGTAGTTCTTGACATGACAACTCTCACAATTATGCGAGCACTCCCCCGTGAA GTTGATCCAGTAGTATACAATATGCTTCATGAAGATCCTGGAAATGTGAGCTATGCTGCTGTGGGAGGATTGTCAGATCAGATAAGAGAACTCAGAGAATCTATAGAACTACCACTAATGAATCCCGAACTGTTCCTAAGAGTTGGCATTAAACCTCCCAAA GGTGTTCTCCTCTATGGCCCTCCTGGGACAGGCAAGACATTATTGGCCCGGGCCATTGCAAGTAACATAGATGCTAATTTCTTGAAG GTTGTATCAAGTGCCATTATAGATAAGTACATAGGTGAGAGTGCAAGGTTGATCAGAGAAATGTTTAACTATGCTCGTGATCATCAG CCATGCATCATATTTATGGATGAGATTGATGCAATCGGTGGGCGACGTTTTAGTGAAGGAACAAGTGCTGACCGGGAAATTCAAAGAACGCTTATGGAATTGCTTAACCAATTGGATGGATTTGACCAGCTTGGGAAG GTAAAAATGATCATGGCAACTAATAGACCTGATGTTCTGGACCCAGCTCTTCTTCGTCCTGGTCGATTAGATAGGAAAATAGAGATCGCGCTACCTAATGAACAATCAAGAATGGAGATCCTCAAGATCCATGCTGCTGGGATTGCCAAGCATGGTGAAATTGACTATGAAGCTGTTGTTAAGCTTGCTGAG GGCTTTAATGGAGCTGATCTTCGCAATGTTTGCACTGAAGCTGGCATGTCTGCAATTCGTGCAGAGCGTGATTACGTCATCCATGAAGATTTCATGAAG GCTGTAAGGAAACTGAATGAAGCAAAGAAACTTGAATCAAGTGCTCACTACAGTGCTGATTTCGGAAAAGAATAA
- the LOC116025747 gene encoding uncharacterized protein LOC116025747, translating into MGSACCVAARDRTVTHGSTSEVLERNVRYSPSWSFRWDNRGRVAGEDASLNWSSDGISGNDRFDFKSRTTVETVYASEEGSPLDSFRSLAWQKSPTSERNGGSMAQPSSDPSTAVNSTEVIESTRLPAVSYRSPAKLPSSVPSVSSLSASPLSSQSQQLPVNLTPSRLPCHSPRHQLLRQVSDSRVLGIRSPTFSISEEASSIMLPGWSNESTRGSHCGSSDSWSIPAFPEFLQTSRRDRWSFDSESFGFLCDKVTRSSGRTSGSPSLDLRTCGICGKLLTEKSSWGGRKVIESNEIAVVSVLTCGHVFHAECLENMTLEINKYDPACPVCTFGEKQVLKMSEKGLKAEMNSKARKRYRNRVVDSDYNENLAMLEHNQKSSGHVGRCPKMSPSSSMKFSSGKPLLGRHFSFVSKGTRTLSESNSTRKRGFFWTRSSKEKASSWKQ; encoded by the exons ATGGGATCTGCTTGTTGTGTAGCTGCAAGAGATAGAACAGTAACACATGGATCAACCAGTGAAGTTTTGGAGAGGAATGTCAGATATTCACCATCATGGAGCTTCCGGTGGGATAATCGAGGGCGAGTAGCAGGGGAAGACGCATCACTAAATTGGTCTTCTGATGGAATTAGTGGTAATGATAGATTTGATTTTAAGTCTAGGACAACTGTAGAAACAGTATATGCCTCTGAAGAGGGAAGCCCATTGGATAGCTTCAGGTCACTTGCATGGCAGAAGTCACCTACTTCAGAAAGAAATGGTGGAAGTATGGCACAACCTTCATCAG ATCCTTCGACGGCTGTGAACTCTACAGAG GTAATAGAGTCAACAAGATTGCCTGCAGTATCTTATCGATCTCCTGCAAAGTTGCCTTCATCAGTGCCTTCTGTTTCATCCCTTTCAGCATCACCTTTGTCATCGCAAAGTCAGCAGCTTCCTGTGAACTTGACTCCATCAAGGTTGCCTTGCCACTCTCCTAGACATCAACTGTTGCGGCAAGTATCTGATAGTCGTGTACTGGGAATCAGGTCCCCCACTTTCTCTATATCTGAAGAAGCATCTTCTATCATGCTACCTGGTTGGAGCAATGAATCAACTAGAGGCTCTCATTGCGGATCGTCAGATAGTTGGTCTATTCCTGCCTTTCCTGAATTCCTACAAACTTCTCGCAGAGATAGGTGGTCTTTTGATAGTGAAAGCTTTGGCTTCCTTTGTGACAAAGTAACCAGATCTAGTGGAAGAACTTCTGGTTCACCCTCTTTAGATCTCCGGACATGTGGCATTTGTGGAAAGCTGCTAACTGAGAAATCTTCATGGGGTGGTCGGAAAGTTATAGAATCTAATGAAATTGCTGTTGTTTCTGTTCTGACATGTGGACATGTTTTCCATGCTGAGTGCTTGGAGAATATGACATTGGAAATCAACAAGTATGACCCGGCTTGCCCTGTCTGTACATTTGGGGAGAAGCAAGTGTTGAAGATGTCCGAGAAGGGCTTGAAAGCAGAGATGAATTCAAAAGCTAGAAAGAGATACAGGAATCGAGTTGTTGATAGTGACTATAATGAAAACCTTGCCATGTTAGAGCACAACCAGAAAAGTAGTGGACATGTGGGGAGGTGTCCCAAGATGAGCCCAAGTTCCAGCATGAAGTTTTCTTCTGGAAAGCCATTACTGGGACGCCATTTTTCATTTGTATCAAAGGGGACAAGAACCTTGTCCGAGAGTAATTCTACTCGAAAGAGGGGTTTTTTCTGGACAAGATCTAGCAAGGAGAAAGCTTCTTCCTGGAAACAATAG
- the LOC116015736 gene encoding bifunctional phosphatase IMPL2, chloroplastic isoform X2: MVLQMLSHSPSLDSTTSALISRLPPSFSTSSRGYNRRRIFFTPLSCSYSALKFSAISRGIKTMTRNSVLSNHTGTSDLQLSDSDLDLFVDVGNKLADASGEVIRNYFRKTFDILDKDDLSPVTIADRMAEDSMVKIIQEYFPTHAIFGEENGWRCKEKTPEYVWVLDPIDGTKSFITGKPLFGTLISLLYKGEPILGIVDQPVLRERWLGLHGRKTTLNGQEICTRSCSDLSRAYLYTTSPHLFNGDAEVAFARVRDKVKVPLYGCDCYAYALLASGFVDLVIESGLK; this comes from the exons ATGGTACTGCAAATGCTCTCTCACTCCCCTTCTCTAGATTCCACCACCTCCGCTCTCATCTCTCGGTTGCCGCCTTCATTCTCAACATCTTCCCGCGGGTATAACCGCCGGAGAATATTTTTCACGCCGCTCTCTTGTTCCTATTCAGCGCTAAAGTTTTCTGCAATTTCACGCGGAATTAAAACGATGACTAGGAACTCTGTGCTCTCCAATCACACCGGAACCTCTGACCTTCAGTTGTCGGACTCCGACCTTGATCTCTTCGTCGATGTCGGCAACAAGCTTGCCGATGCATCCGGCGAAGTCATTCGCAACTACTTCCGCAAGACCTTCGACATTCTCGACAAAGATGATTTGA GTCCAGTGACAATTGCTGATCGAATGGCGGAGGATTCCATGGTGAAGATAATTCAGGAGTATTTCCCTACCCATGCGAT TTTTGGAGAAGAGAATGGCTGGAGGTGTAAAGAGAAGACACCTGAGTATGTTTGGGTTTTGGACCCAATAGATGGGACTAAGAGTTTCATTACTG GCAAACCTCTTTTTGGAACTCTAATTTCTCTCCTATACAAAGGTGAACCG ATTCTTGGCATTGTTGATCAGCCTGTCTTGAGGGAAAGATGGCTTGGGTTGCATGGGAGGAAAACTACTCTGAATGGGCAAGAAATCTGCACACGCAGTTGTTCCGACCTTTCACGAGCCTATTT GTATACAACTAGCCCACATTTGTTCAATGGAGATGCTGAGGTTGCATTTGCTCGAGTTAGAGATAAG GTGAAAGTGCCACTATATGGATGTGATTGTTATGCCTATGCCCTACTGGCCTCTGGTTTTGTAGATCTTGTTATTGAGTCTGGTCTCAAG TGA